The Methanorbis furvi region TCGCACTCTGGGAGTAGGTGACCGGAATGTCAGCGACTGAGGGCTCAACGTTCAGAATAAGTTCCGGAGCCTCAACGCCAAATTTCTCCAGGGCAAATCTGGACTCGGCATTCAGATCACCGCAGCGGGCTGCGATGTACTGGCCGCCGCCCAGTTTATTGAGATATGCGGCGTAGCCTATAACACTGCAGATACTGTCGGTGTCGGGATGCCGGTGGCCGATTACATAGATGGTTTTCACAGCTGTCTCCTGTTGGTGATTTGGATTGTGGTATATATTTGAACGGAAGGAATGATAGTTATTGTGTCCGCGACATGTTGCCTGCACCCTTTCTCTGCACAATGTTCATATACCTTCAAATGGTTCCGGACAAATGCTTATGTGGTCTGACTTCTCACCTTTATGACACATGCATAAGGAAGAGCTTATCGAACTGCACCAGATATTTTTCGATATAAAGGAGTACTTTGAGTCGATCAATCCTGATCTGAAATTTCCCCAGTATACTGCACTGAAGATCCAGCCAGATCAGATCAACCGCAGCAAGCTTGAGCACAAATATGCAATTTTTATTCTCGGTTCTGAGCTTGCGGCATCCATGAAGGAGTTTGAGACTATCTCTTCCCGCGGGATTCCAACACGTATGAAGGAACTTGCGGAGAAGACGTTACGGGAGATGGAGTCAGAGCGCGAGCATTCGTAATCTGGCAATAATCGGCTTTGGCCAAAAGCCGCGTTCTTTTTTTTGATTTTGTGTACTGATGAAAGTTCTGCCGCCCACGGAAAAGCGGAACACACTGAGTTCCACAGAAAAAAACATCACGGAGCAGACGTGAACATCACGGAAATATTCCTGATACTAACGTGTCAAACCCCTTGATGAAAATGAGATTGAGATTTGATTTTCATACCAAACGAATTGTTTTAGAATTCCGTGATGTTCACGTCTGCTCCGTGATGTTTTTTTTCTGTGAAATTTCCGTGTACTCAGTGTGTTCCGTGGGCGGCTCAGAAATAATAGGCAAAAAAAATAAAAAAAAGTTTCAGCACTTCCCGAGTTTATCCTGTTCGACCAGATACTCGGCAAGCAGTCTGGGGATGGGGGCTGTCATGCAATGCCAGTTCGGGGTTCCGTTGACTTCAAGGACCGTGTAGCCTCCGTCTTCGAGCGGCAGAAGGTCAACACCGCAGTAGTCGATTCCGATAGCCCGTGCTGCTGCTTCTGCTGCCGCACGCATGTCGGCTGGTATTTCTACTGCCGTGCCGCAGCCTCCCTGATGGATGTTATGAGTTAAGTGGTCTGATTCACGTTTGATTGCGCCGACAGCTTTGTTTCCGATGACAAAGATGCGGTAGTCGCGATCATTTTTGACGTACTGCTGTACATAGTACGGCGGGGCTTCGGTTATCTGATCGACCGAGTTGAAGAGATAGATACCGTTTCCGTCAAAGCCGTAGACCGGTTTGTAGACTGCTTTGCCGTCATGGCTTGCGAGAAAATCGGCGACGACTTTTTTGTTGTTTGTGAAGCAGGTGTCAGGGCTCGGCGCTCCGGCATTGATCAACATGGCGGTTGTGGTAACTTTACTTGCACAAGTGGCGATTGCCTCGGGAGAGTTGATGACGCGGTTGGTGAGCTCGAGTGCTTTGAGGAGTTCAAACTGTATGCCGTCCTGCTTAATGCCGCATGCCCAGATGGTCTCTCCATCGACCGGCAGATTGAAGGGATCAACCGAGGCAAGGTTGAGGACTTCAAAGGGGACGTTCATCCGCTTGAGTTCTGCCATCACCATGCCGGTCGAGTTGTCACCCGGTGTGTCGGTGGGTTTGGGAATTATATGAATCATTGCCACTTCTGTATGCCTGCCCGAATCATAAGGATTTCTTTTGGAAAATTTTTGCCTGAAGCGGCTTTGATGATAAATTCATTTATTTACAAACACTGTTCAGCATTGTTTGTAGCTCCGCCCACGGAAAAGCGGAACGCATGCCTTCGGCCTGCTTACTGCTTCGCAGGAACACACGGAAATTTCACAGAAAAACATCACGGAGCAGACGTGATGTTTTTATTTCTGTGTTTTCTGTTTTTCCGTGGGAGGCCAGGAACTAATAGACAACACAAAAAAAAATCGTAAAAAAATATTTTGGTGAAAAAAAAATATTCACTGATCAGGCTTTCTCTCAGGCTCGCGTCGCACAATCGGCTCGGGAAGTCCGATCGACGCGACCTCAAGCAGTTCATCCCAGTCCATCGTCGTCTCGACACACCCGTCGGTCTTGGTCACCACACCAAGCGTAATCATCGAGATACGTTTCCCCATCTCAAGACCCTCCTTCACCTCAAGAATACAGCCGACACCGATCATCGCCTGAGGCCGGTACTTCTTCACCATTCGTTTGATGAATGTGGAGCCCGGAATCAGAAATGTTTTGTATCCTGCCTCCTCCAGAGGAGGGATGACTGACCCAAGACCGCACCTGCCGCAGGAAATACACTTCAGCCCATCCGGCGTAAGACGTGCCGGACAGTTGGACGACCGCAGACACTGCGGGAAAAACACCGCACGATTTTCAACCGGAACAGCCGCAAACGCAGTTGTGTTCACATCATTATCGATCTTGATCAAAAACTCCATCAACTGTGTTGCATCAACGCCGAGAACCTGACAGCCGGTCGCAACCGCCCCTTCCGTAAACGCGAGGACCGGTCTGAGCAGCATCGGGAAGTAGAGATGCTTGCGTTTGATTGAGAGAACAATCAACGCAACCATCGCGATCACAAAAACAATCCAGACAATGATCAGAATCAGAAGAATCTGTCCGACCAGCAGTGCAAGATTATCCCAGAACTGGCTGTTGAACAAAGTCGCCTCAAACGGCAGTGTAACAGACATCTACTTCCTCCCGACAACCGGTTCGGGAAGTCCGATCGACGCAACCTCGAACAGCTCATCCCAGTCAAGACTCGTCTCCACACAGCCGTCCGACTTCATCACAACACCCATCGCCGTCATCTCAATTTTCCTCGCCATCTCCTGAAACTGCTTGATCTCCATCAGACACCCGACACCGATCATCGCCCGCGGGTGAAACCGCTTCAGAAGTCGTTTGATGTAGGTTGAACCGGGCACAATAAACACCAGATACCCTGCATCAGT contains the following coding sequences:
- a CDS encoding UPF0058 family protein — its product is MHKEELIELHQIFFDIKEYFESINPDLKFPQYTALKIQPDQINRSKLEHKYAIFILGSELAASMKEFETISSRGIPTRMKELAEKTLREMESEREHS
- a CDS encoding ATP-grasp domain-containing protein — its product is MIHIIPKPTDTPGDNSTGMVMAELKRMNVPFEVLNLASVDPFNLPVDGETIWACGIKQDGIQFELLKALELTNRVINSPEAIATCASKVTTTAMLINAGAPSPDTCFTNNKKVVADFLASHDGKAVYKPVYGFDGNGIYLFNSVDQITEAPPYYVQQYVKNDRDYRIFVIGNKAVGAIKRESDHLTHNIHQGGCGTAVEIPADMRAAAEAAARAIGIDYCGVDLLPLEDGGYTVLEVNGTPNWHCMTAPIPRLLAEYLVEQDKLGKC
- a CDS encoding DUF116 domain-containing protein; translated protein: MSVTLPFEATLFNSQFWDNLALLVGQILLILIIVWIVFVIAMVALIVLSIKRKHLYFPMLLRPVLAFTEGAVATGCQVLGVDATQLMEFLIKIDNDVNTTAFAAVPVENRAVFFPQCLRSSNCPARLTPDGLKCISCGRCGLGSVIPPLEEAGYKTFLIPGSTFIKRMVKKYRPQAMIGVGCILEVKEGLEMGKRISMITLGVVTKTDGCVETTMDWDELLEVASIGLPEPIVRREPERKPDQ